The Etheostoma spectabile isolate EspeVRDwgs_2016 chromosome 23, UIUC_Espe_1.0, whole genome shotgun sequence genome includes a window with the following:
- the slc5a8 gene encoding sodium-coupled monocarboxylate transporter 1 codes for MSGHSLVTGSFVVADYVVFAVMLLVSAAVGVYYAWADRGQQSSGDFLMGGRRLTALPVSLSLTASFMSAITVLSNPAEVYRYGANIGFYGLAYVMTMVITSEVFLPVFYRLAITSTYEYLELRFSRATRLLGTVLFIVQTILYTGIVIYAPALALHQVTGMDLWSAVFSTGVVCTFYCTMGGLKAVVWTDVFQLGVMFAGFLSVIIRSVVVQGGVLPIISDSEQGGRLNFWDFDTNPLRRHTFWTITIGGTFVWVSIYGINQAQVQRYISCKSITHARLSLYINLLGMWAILLCSVFAGMGLFSIYKNCDPWTAGRVNAPDQLMPYLVMDILGDYPGLPGLFVAAAYSGSLSTVSSSINALAAVTVEDLIKPYTNISEKHLSWMAKGLSLIYGVLCIGMAGLASLMGGILQAAISIFGIIGGPLLAVFTLGILCPFANSKGALSGLVSGLGVALWVGIGAQIYPPPPEMSRPLSLTTEGCNLTTTDRFNWTSTALPTQPLSISTALVHSIDGKPLLADNWYSLSYLYFSPIGTIIAISVGLLVSLFTGGCKLKVESKLTLMKEDTTLYHLFQVCKDRVMRRTGKLDLTRDRGKRTGSTNPAFCDVELNTTKSSIAS; via the exons ATGTCAGGGCACTCCCTGGTCACTGGCTCCTTTGTGGTAGCAGACTATGTGGTGTTTGCTGTCATGCTCCTGGTCTCGGCTGCCGTCGGAGTCTACTATGCCTGGGCAGACAGGGGCCAGCAAAGCTCGGGGGACTTCCTAATGGGGGGTCGAAGACTGACTGCCCTGCCTGTCTCCCTTTCCCTGACCGCCAGCTTCATGTCAGCCATCACAGTGCTGTCCAACCCAGCCGAG GTATACCGCTATGGAGCCAACATAGGATTTTATGGTCTGGCTTACGTCATGACGATGGTGATCACATCTGAggtctttctcccagtcttttaCAGGCTGGCCATCACCAGCACATATGAG TATTTGGAGCTGCGTTTCAGCAGAGCGACCCGTCTACTGGGAACTGTGCTCTTCATTGTTCAGACA ATCCTCTACACTGGAATCGTCATTTATGCTCCGGCTCTTGCTTTACACCAAG TCACTGGGATGGATCTATGGAGTGCAGTTTTTTCCACAGGCGTGGTCTGTACCTTTTACTGCACTATG GGTGGTCTGAAGGCAGTGGTGTGGACCGATGTGTTTCAG CTTGGCGTCATGTTTGCAGGCTTCCTGTCTGTCATAATCAGGTCCGTGGTCGTCCAAGGTGGCGTCCTCCCCATCATTTCGGATTCAGAACAGGGAGGGAGACTCAACTTTTGGGA CTTTGACACAAACCCTCTGAGGAGACACACTTTTTGGACCATAACCATTGGAGGGACATTTGTCTGGGTCAGTATCTATGGGATCAACCAGGCCCAGGTTCAGAGATACATCTCCTGCAAGAGCATCACTCATGCCAGATT ATCTCTGTACATCAATCTGCTCGGCATGTGGGCCATCTTGCTATGCTCAGTGTTTGCAGGAATGGGCCTCTTCTCAATCTATAAGAACTGCGACCCATGGACAGCTGGACGGGTTAATGCTCCAGACCag TTGATGCCCTATTTGGTGATGGACATCCTGGGAGACTATCCTGGCCTTCCTGGACTATTTGTTGCTGCTGCGTATAGTGGATCTCTCAG CACAGTGTCATCCAGCATTAACGCACTGGCTGCAGTGACAGTGGAGGACCTGATCAAACCGTACACTAACATATCTGAGAAACATCTGTCCTGGATGGCAAAAGGACTGA GTCTCATATATGGGGTTTTATGCATTGGAATGGCTGGACTGGCTTCACTCATGGGAGGCATCTTGCAG GCAGCCATCAGTATATTTGGCATCATTGGAGGTCCTTTACTTGCTGTGTTTACATTGGGTATCCTCTGTCCATTTGCCAACTCCAAA GGAGCATTGTCAGGTCTCGTGTCGGGGTTGGGAGTGGCACTGTGGGTGGGCATCGGAGCCCAGAtataccccccaccccctgagaTGAGCCGACCTCTGTCACTGACCACTGAGGGCTGTAACCTCACTACGACAGACAGATTCAACTGGACCTCGACTGCTCTACCAACACAGCCACTCTCCATCAGCACAGCCCTGGTACATAGCATTGATGGCAA GCCTCTGCTGGCAGATAACTGGTACTCTCTGTCGTACCTTTACTTCAGTCCTATTGGGACCATCATAGCTATCAGTGTGGGACTGTTAGTCAGCCTGTTTACAG GAGGCTGTAAGTTGAAGGTGGAATCAAAGCTTACATTAATGAAAGAAGACACAACTCTTTATCACCTGTTCCAAGTTTGCAAAGACAGA gtCATGAGACGAACAGGAAAGCTTGACCTGACAAGGGACAGAGGAAAGAGAACTGGCAGCACTAATCCTGCTTTCTGTGACGTAGAgctaaacacaacaaaaagcagCATTGCCTCATGA
- the LOC116672950 gene encoding LYR motif-containing protein 5A, protein MANPLRGQVIKLYRTLLYLGRDYPQGSAYFKQRLKSAFMKNKDVTDPDKILKLVARGNCLIKELEAMCFLRKYQVMKKYYEPKK, encoded by the exons ATGGCCAACCCTCTCAGGGGTCAGGTTATCAAACTTTACAGAACT CTGCTGTATCTTGGCCGTGACTACCCCCAGGGatcagcttatttcaaacagcgCCTGAAGTCAGCTTTCATGAAGAATAAAGACGTGACAGACCCTGATAAGATCCTAAAGCTGGTAGCCCGTGGCAACTGTCTCATCAAGGAACTGGAAGCTATGTGTTTCCTCAGGAAATATCAAGTCATGAAGAAGTATTACgaacccaaaaaataa